The proteins below come from a single Terriglobia bacterium genomic window:
- a CDS encoding sigma-54 dependent transcriptional regulator — MLIADDQADVREALRLLLKAEGYAIETVSNPAAALESVQSGEFDVMLMDLNYQRDTTSGQEGMELLGRVQSADSRLPIVVMTAWGSVELAVEAMRRGARDFIQKPWDNPRLLTIIRTQVDLYRAMRRAERLEAENSLLRAQNRPTFIAESNAMQPLLTLISRIGPSDANVLITGEHGTGKEVVAQTLHALSSRSGRPMITVNTGGLPEGTFESELFGHVKGAFTDARADRVGRFELADHGTLFLDEIANVPLKQQAKLLRVLEIGEMERVGSSKTHKVDVRVVSATNADLKLECAEGRFRSDLLFRLNTVELHIPPLRERKEDIPLLAAHFLKLYAQRYRKPLKGFEPAVLQKLMEHPWPGNVRELDHSIERAVLMSVGDQVLPGDLGLEAERAGSAKIEDMGLEEVECLLIRKALTRHAGNISHAAEALGLSRSALYRRMQKYGL; from the coding sequence GATGCTCATGGACCTGAACTACCAGCGTGACACCACGTCCGGCCAGGAAGGCATGGAGCTGCTGGGCCGGGTGCAATCGGCGGACAGCCGGCTCCCAATCGTGGTGATGACCGCTTGGGGCAGCGTGGAACTTGCCGTGGAAGCCATGCGTCGCGGCGCGCGCGACTTCATCCAAAAACCCTGGGACAATCCCCGGCTGCTCACCATCATTCGTACCCAGGTTGATCTCTATCGCGCCATGCGCCGGGCCGAACGCCTGGAAGCGGAAAACAGTTTGCTCCGCGCGCAGAACCGTCCCACATTCATCGCTGAGTCCAACGCCATGCAGCCGTTGCTCACGCTGATCAGCCGCATCGGCCCCAGTGACGCCAACGTGCTCATCACAGGCGAGCACGGGACCGGCAAAGAGGTTGTCGCCCAGACGCTGCACGCGCTGTCTTCCCGCTCCGGACGGCCCATGATCACCGTCAACACCGGCGGCTTGCCGGAAGGCACGTTTGAAAGCGAACTTTTTGGACACGTGAAAGGCGCCTTCACCGATGCGCGGGCTGACCGCGTTGGCCGCTTCGAACTGGCCGACCACGGCACGCTGTTTCTCGATGAGATCGCCAACGTCCCCCTGAAGCAGCAAGCCAAGCTGCTGCGCGTGCTGGAAATCGGCGAGATGGAGCGCGTGGGGTCGTCCAAGACCCACAAGGTTGACGTGCGCGTGGTCTCCGCAACCAACGCTGACCTCAAGCTGGAATGCGCCGAGGGCCGCTTCCGCTCTGACCTTCTCTTCCGCCTCAACACCGTGGAGCTGCATATTCCGCCTTTGCGTGAACGCAAGGAAGACATTCCTCTGCTGGCGGCGCACTTTCTCAAACTTTATGCCCAGCGTTATCGCAAGCCGCTCAAGGGGTTTGAGCCTGCCGTGCTGCAGAAACTGATGGAGCATCCCTGGCCCGGCAACGTGCGCGAGCTTGACCACTCGATTGAACGCGCGGTGCTGATGAGCGTGGGCGACCAGGTTCTCCCCGGAGACCTGGGCCTGGAAGCCGAGCGCGCCGGATCGGCCAAAATAGAAGATATGGGCCTGGAAGAAGTAGAATGCCTGCTCATCCGCAAAGCGCTCACGCGTCATGCAGGCAACATCAGCCATGCAGCCGAGGCGCTTGGTTTGAGCCGAAGCGCTCTGTACCGCCGCATGCAAAAGTATGGCCTCTGA